Proteins found in one Arthrobacter pascens genomic segment:
- a CDS encoding dihydrodipicolinate synthase family protein, translating to MSSRTKKDLRGILVAVTTPFTEDGSAVDEAALQRQVERLVSAGVHGLVPTGTTGEFTTLSAAEYRRVIELYVKGADGRIPVVAGIGALSTQGAIELSQHAETVGADAVMLVPPFYDPLDFTTLKSFLSAVAGSISIPIVYYNVPGATGVKLGAEEIAELGDIDGIDYLKDTSGDAVTLADLLASRTDRIKAFNGWDTLTFFGIASGAEASVWGTAGVVPELAVEFWEALAEKKDLDRARELWKHLWTISDFLESVNYVAGIKAGLELIGEPVGPARLPILPLPAEDRERFAGILRNAGVLPAVAA from the coding sequence ATGTCATCACGTACCAAGAAAGACCTCCGAGGCATCCTCGTCGCCGTCACCACCCCGTTCACCGAGGACGGCAGCGCAGTAGACGAGGCCGCCCTGCAGCGCCAGGTGGAACGCCTGGTCTCGGCCGGCGTCCACGGACTCGTCCCTACGGGCACCACGGGCGAATTCACCACACTTTCGGCAGCGGAATACCGCCGCGTCATCGAGCTCTACGTCAAGGGCGCCGACGGCCGCATCCCGGTGGTCGCCGGCATCGGTGCGCTGTCCACGCAGGGCGCGATTGAGCTCTCCCAGCACGCCGAGACCGTCGGCGCCGACGCCGTGATGCTGGTCCCGCCGTTCTACGACCCCCTGGACTTCACCACCCTCAAGTCGTTCCTGTCCGCCGTGGCCGGTTCCATCTCCATCCCGATCGTCTACTACAACGTTCCGGGTGCAACCGGCGTCAAGCTCGGTGCGGAAGAAATCGCCGAACTCGGTGACATCGACGGCATCGACTATCTCAAGGACACCTCGGGCGACGCCGTCACCCTGGCGGACCTGCTGGCTTCCCGCACGGACCGCATCAAGGCGTTCAACGGCTGGGACACCCTGACGTTCTTCGGCATCGCCAGCGGCGCCGAAGCTTCCGTGTGGGGCACCGCCGGCGTGGTGCCGGAGCTTGCCGTGGAGTTCTGGGAAGCGCTGGCCGAGAAGAAGGACCTGGACCGCGCCCGCGAGCTGTGGAAGCACCTCTGGACCATCAGCGACTTCCTGGAGTCGGTCAACTACGTGGCCGGCATCAAGGCAGGCCTGGAACTCATCGGAGAACCGGTTGGTCCGGCGCGGCTGCCCATCCTGCCCCTTCCCGCCGAAGATCGTGAACGCTTCGCGGGTATCCTGCGGAACGCCGGAGTGCTCCCGGCAGTAGCAGCATGA
- a CDS encoding proline racemase family protein → MTSRSSIRLALDAIEVHAEGEPGRILTSAAGLVQGETMAERLQYCKENLDGLRRLMLHEPRGYPGLCSVILLPPVNEGSDFGIVVLEQGGFTPMSGSNTICAVTAVLEAGIVPVRGPETTVTIDTAVGVVTAVAKVHEGKVLSVTVVNVPAFVVELDFPLEVPELGTVPVDVVFGGQFFAQAKVADVGLELHPDNGRELARAGALIKMAALEQIRVSHPDNTHISGVNLVMLHTGDRVPGRQDRNTVVLSNGKLIPSDPSTWTGALDRSPCGTGTSARMAALHARGQLAVGEDFSHHSIIDSEFIGRLTGTTTVGGTPAVLPTITGRAWVTGHSQWVLDPADPFPSGYTVGDIWAPGA, encoded by the coding sequence ATGACCTCGCGCTCCTCCATCAGGCTCGCCCTCGACGCCATTGAGGTGCATGCAGAGGGCGAGCCGGGGCGGATCCTGACCTCCGCCGCCGGGCTCGTCCAAGGCGAGACGATGGCGGAGCGCCTGCAGTACTGCAAGGAGAACCTGGATGGGCTGCGCCGGCTCATGCTCCACGAGCCGCGCGGCTACCCGGGACTCTGCTCGGTGATTCTCCTGCCTCCAGTGAACGAAGGCTCCGATTTCGGCATCGTCGTCCTGGAGCAGGGAGGATTCACACCCATGTCCGGATCCAACACGATCTGCGCCGTAACCGCGGTGCTCGAGGCCGGCATCGTGCCGGTCCGGGGGCCTGAAACCACTGTGACCATCGACACCGCGGTTGGTGTTGTAACAGCGGTTGCCAAAGTTCACGAGGGCAAGGTCCTGTCCGTCACCGTCGTGAACGTCCCGGCATTCGTCGTCGAACTCGACTTTCCGCTGGAGGTGCCGGAGCTCGGCACGGTTCCGGTCGACGTCGTGTTCGGTGGCCAGTTCTTCGCCCAGGCCAAAGTGGCCGACGTCGGCCTGGAACTGCACCCGGACAACGGCCGGGAGCTTGCACGGGCCGGCGCGCTCATCAAGATGGCCGCGCTGGAGCAGATCCGGGTCAGCCACCCGGATAACACGCACATTTCCGGCGTCAACCTGGTCATGCTCCACACCGGAGATCGTGTGCCTGGCCGGCAGGACCGCAACACCGTGGTGCTGTCCAACGGCAAGCTCATTCCAAGCGACCCGTCCACATGGACCGGCGCACTGGATCGCTCCCCCTGCGGCACGGGAACCAGCGCCCGCATGGCGGCGCTGCACGCCCGCGGCCAGCTTGCTGTCGGTGAGGATTTCTCGCACCACAGCATCATCGACAGCGAGTTCATCGGCCGCCTGACAGGTACGACGACGGTCGGCGGCACGCCGGCTGTCCTGCCGACCATCACGGGCCGGGCCTGGGTCACGGGACACAGCCAATGGGTCCTGGACCCCGCCGACCCGTTCCCCTCCGGGTACACCGTGGGCGACATCTGGGCGCCGGGCGCCTAA